In Deltaproteobacteria bacterium, the following are encoded in one genomic region:
- a CDS encoding zinc-binding alcohol dehydrogenase family protein yields the protein MRALVVTQPGPIANRPLVAADLPDPVPGPGELRVRVRACGVCRTDLHVVEGDLPPVRDRVIPGHQVVGVVDALGPGARRFRVGDRVGIAWLRSVCGACDACAAGRENLCPNAQFTGYHADGGYAEYAVAPEAFAYTIPDAFTDVEAAPLLCAGIIGYRALARAALPPSGALGLYGFGASAHVVLQLARHRGATVYVATRGRSHRALAVELGAAWAGAVDEPPPAPLDSAIVFAPAGAVVPPALRALKPGGTCALAGVTMTDLPAMAYEPHLFREKTLTSVTANTRADGEALLREAAAIPVRPRVATYPLEAAPDALADLAGGRIDGVAVLVVDGAT from the coding sequence ATGCGCGCGCTGGTCGTCACCCAACCCGGGCCGATCGCGAACCGGCCGCTGGTCGCCGCCGACCTGCCCGACCCGGTGCCGGGGCCGGGCGAGCTGCGCGTGCGGGTGCGCGCGTGCGGCGTGTGCCGGACCGATCTGCACGTCGTCGAGGGCGACCTCCCGCCCGTGCGCGACCGCGTCATTCCCGGCCACCAGGTCGTCGGCGTGGTCGACGCCCTCGGGCCGGGCGCACGCCGGTTCCGCGTCGGCGACCGCGTCGGCATCGCGTGGCTGCGCAGCGTGTGCGGCGCGTGCGACGCGTGCGCTGCCGGCCGCGAGAACCTGTGCCCGAACGCGCAGTTCACCGGCTACCACGCCGACGGCGGCTACGCCGAGTACGCGGTCGCGCCCGAGGCGTTCGCCTACACCATCCCGGATGCGTTCACCGACGTCGAAGCGGCGCCGCTGTTGTGCGCGGGCATCATCGGCTACCGCGCGCTGGCGCGCGCCGCGTTGCCGCCGAGCGGTGCGCTCGGCCTGTACGGCTTCGGCGCATCGGCCCATGTCGTGCTGCAACTCGCCCGCCATCGCGGCGCGACCGTCTACGTCGCGACGCGCGGACGGTCGCACCGCGCGCTCGCCGTCGAGTTGGGCGCCGCGTGGGCCGGCGCGGTCGACGAGCCGCCACCGGCGCCGCTCGACAGCGCCATCGTGTTCGCCCCGGCCGGCGCCGTCGTGCCGCCGGCGCTGCGCGCGCTGAAGCCGGGCGGCACCTGCGCGCTCGCCGGCGTGACCATGACCGACCTGCCGGCGATGGCCTACGAGCCGCACCTGTTTCGCGAAAAGACGCTCACGAGCGTCACCGCGAACACGCGCGCCGACGGCGAAGCGCTGCTGCGCGAGGCGGCGGCGATCCCGGTTCGCCCGCGGGTGGCGACCTACCCGCTGGAGGCGGCCCCCGACGCGCTCGCCGACCTGGCCGGCGGCCGGATCGACGGCGTCGCGGTGCTCGTCGTAGACGGCGCGACGTGA
- a CDS encoding glutathione S-transferase, with amino-acid sequence MIELFTAPTPNGHKISVALEELQLPYRVRAIDLMAGEQKQPWFVELNPNGRIPVIRDEDEDGFVVFESGAILVYLAEKTGRLMPADRKGRSRVLQWLMFQMGGVGPMMGQANVFYRYAPEKIPYAIERYQRESRRLLEVLDKQLSRGDYLAGDYSIADIANFCWARTYEWSGIDIDGLDHLRRWLEAIAARPAVQRGLAVPPRPDADTPDAANKLAEAARKLLV; translated from the coding sequence ATGATCGAGTTGTTCACCGCGCCGACTCCCAACGGCCACAAGATCTCCGTTGCGCTCGAGGAACTGCAGCTTCCCTATCGCGTGCGGGCGATCGATCTGATGGCCGGCGAGCAAAAGCAGCCCTGGTTTGTCGAACTCAACCCGAACGGCCGCATTCCGGTCATCCGCGACGAGGACGAGGATGGATTCGTCGTGTTCGAGTCGGGAGCGATCCTCGTTTATCTGGCCGAGAAGACCGGGCGGCTGATGCCGGCCGACCGCAAGGGGCGGTCGCGGGTCCTGCAGTGGCTGATGTTCCAGATGGGCGGGGTCGGGCCGATGATGGGCCAGGCCAACGTGTTCTACCGCTACGCGCCGGAAAAGATCCCCTACGCGATCGAGCGCTACCAGCGCGAGAGTCGCCGGCTGCTCGAAGTGTTGGACAAGCAACTGTCTCGTGGCGACTACCTGGCGGGCGACTACTCGATCGCCGACATCGCGAACTTCTGCTGGGCGCGGACGTACGAGTGGAGCGGGATCGACATCGACGGCCTCGACCACTTGCGCCGTTGGCTCGAAGCGATTGCGGCGCGGCCGGCGGTGCAGCGCGGGCTCGCGGTGCCGCCGCGGCCCGACGCCGACACCCCGGACGCCGCGAACAAACTCGCGGAGGCCGCCCGCAAGCTGCTCGTGTGA
- a CDS encoding serine/threonine protein kinase, with translation MQPFGPYIPRRILARGRSTDVWLAERATAAGVALRAAVKVIAPEAAVAGDRLRAFIREAQVAAALAHPAIPRVVDCGDDRGRFYIAFDYVAGRTLKAIAASAALRRRRVPDEVALAVVHRAAEALRHAHARGVVHRDVTPSNVLVSDDGDVAVVDWGAARCDDVAGRAVITATRYSAPELLAGARGDARADVYSLGAILFELTTGERAFAAGEPVARIARGALPRPSDVRADYPRPLESVVRRAVARRADDRFRDANDLAAALETVATELRASPVPARVRAFCASLFDTPAEPIPAPPRPSRPRGDGRTRVFVSRRRRAG, from the coding sequence ATGCAGCCGTTCGGCCCCTACATCCCCCGCCGCATTCTCGCCCGTGGCCGGTCGACCGACGTGTGGCTCGCCGAGCGCGCCACCGCCGCCGGTGTCGCCCTGCGGGCCGCGGTCAAGGTGATCGCGCCCGAGGCGGCGGTCGCCGGGGACCGGCTGCGCGCGTTCATCCGCGAGGCGCAAGTGGCCGCCGCCCTCGCGCACCCGGCGATCCCCCGCGTGGTCGACTGCGGCGACGACCGCGGCCGGTTCTACATCGCGTTCGATTACGTCGCCGGCCGGACGCTCAAGGCGATCGCCGCGAGCGCCGCGCTGCGCCGCCGGCGCGTTCCCGACGAGGTGGCGCTCGCCGTGGTCCACCGGGCCGCCGAGGCGCTGCGCCACGCGCACGCGCGCGGCGTCGTCCACCGGGACGTCACGCCGTCGAACGTCCTCGTGTCCGACGACGGGGACGTCGCCGTGGTCGACTGGGGCGCCGCCCGCTGCGACGACGTCGCCGGCCGCGCGGTGATCACCGCGACGCGCTACTCCGCGCCGGAACTGCTCGCCGGCGCGCGCGGGGACGCGCGGGCGGACGTCTACAGCCTCGGCGCGATCTTGTTCGAACTCACCACCGGCGAGCGCGCGTTCGCCGCCGGCGAACCGGTCGCCCGCATCGCGCGCGGCGCGCTGCCGCGGCCGTCGGACGTGCGCGCCGACTACCCGCGCCCGCTCGAGTCGGTCGTGCGCCGCGCGGTCGCGCGCCGCGCCGACGATCGGTTTCGCGACGCGAACGACCTGGCCGCGGCGCTGGAGACGGTGGCAACCGAGCTGCGCGCGTCGCCCGTGCCCGCGCGTGTGCGCGCGTTTTGCGCGTCGCTGTTCGACACGCCGGCCGAGCCGATCCCGGCGCCGCCGCGGCCGTCACGCCCCCGCGGCGACGGCCGGACGCGGGTATTCGTGAGCCGGCGGCGGCGGGCCGGGTGA
- a CDS encoding PilZ domain-containing protein, whose amino-acid sequence MNAPSRRKFPRVPFEQAGSMHIHRTRRDLPVVVREVSPGGLGLVCEESNGPVAPDAQVTVQFVAGGVELELPGRVAWRRDDAFGVQLRLEIAPQRHRRAYARWVVDLLCAGEPRPC is encoded by the coding sequence GTGAACGCGCCATCCCGCCGGAAGTTCCCGCGTGTTCCGTTCGAACAAGCCGGTTCGATGCATATCCATCGAACGCGGCGCGACCTGCCGGTGGTGGTGCGCGAGGTGTCGCCCGGCGGGCTCGGCCTCGTGTGCGAGGAGTCGAACGGGCCCGTCGCGCCCGACGCGCAGGTCACCGTACAGTTCGTCGCAGGCGGCGTCGAACTCGAGCTGCCCGGCCGGGTCGCGTGGCGTCGCGACGATGCGTTCGGCGTACAGCTCCGGCTCGAGATCGCGCCGCAGCGGCACCGCCGCGCCTACGCCCGCTGGGTCGTCGACCTGTTGTGCGCCGGCGAGCCGCGCCCGTGCTGA